Proteins from a genomic interval of Parvivirga hydrogeniphila:
- a CDS encoding pseudouridine-5'-phosphate glycosidase, translating into MQVAPEVLEALEKRLPVVALESTIISHGFPYPANLECALTAERVAREEGAVPATIAIVGGVVRVGLSRSDIERLAAAKDVAKASTRDIGTLVALGRTGATTVAATMAIARRAGIRIFATGGIGGVHRGGQSTMDVSADLEELARTRVAVVCAGAKSVLDIGRTLEYLETRGVPVLGYQTDDFPAFYTRTSGFPVDARLQDPGEAARVLRVRDELDMPGGEVIANPIAPHDEIPPAEVEAAVEAALRDADRQRISGKAVTPFLLARIHEMSGGRSEQANKALVYSNVRLAARIAHAYQMR; encoded by the coding sequence ATGCAGGTGGCTCCGGAGGTCCTTGAGGCGCTCGAGAAGCGCCTGCCGGTTGTCGCCCTGGAGTCGACGATCATCTCGCACGGATTCCCCTACCCGGCGAACCTCGAGTGCGCGCTCACGGCCGAGCGCGTCGCGCGCGAGGAAGGTGCCGTGCCTGCGACCATCGCGATCGTCGGCGGCGTCGTCAGGGTGGGGCTTTCGCGAAGCGACATCGAGCGGCTCGCGGCCGCGAAAGACGTCGCGAAGGCGAGCACGCGCGACATCGGCACGCTCGTCGCGCTCGGGCGCACAGGGGCGACGACGGTGGCCGCGACCATGGCGATCGCCCGGCGGGCCGGCATCCGCATCTTCGCGACAGGGGGGATCGGCGGCGTGCACCGAGGCGGCCAGTCGACGATGGACGTCTCGGCGGATCTCGAGGAGCTGGCGCGCACGCGCGTCGCGGTGGTGTGCGCAGGCGCGAAGTCGGTGCTCGACATCGGACGGACGCTGGAGTACCTCGAGACGCGCGGAGTGCCTGTTCTCGGCTACCAGACCGACGATTTCCCGGCCTTCTACACGCGGACCAGCGGTTTTCCGGTCGACGCGCGGCTTCAGGACCCGGGCGAAGCAGCCCGCGTGCTGCGCGTGCGCGACGAGCTCGACATGCCGGGAGGCGAGGTGATCGCGAACCCGATCGCCCCGCACGACGAGATCCCGCCCGCGGAGGTCGAAGCGGCAGTGGAGGCGGCGCTTCGCGATGCCGACCGTCAGCGCATATCCGGCAAGGCGGTCACACCGTTCTTGCTCGCTCGGATCCACGAGATGTCCGGAGGGCGGAGCGAGCAGGCGAACAAGGCGCTCGTGTACAGCAACGTGCGCCTGGCTGCGCGGATCGCGCATGCCTACCAGATGCGGTAG